The following proteins are co-located in the Pseudomonas synxantha genome:
- the sulA gene encoding SOS-induced cell division inhibitor SulA, producing MQLVHTPQHTQLSLFEAFMAQPLAPILNETVEAPWGGEPEAFSELSLRGAAGSCLNLLAPILRELSEDKDARWLTLIAPPASLTQAWLREAGLNRERILLLQPRGTQSAQQLTCEALRLGRSHTVVSWLNPLNASAKQQLISAARTGDAQSLNIRLG from the coding sequence ATGCAGCTCGTGCACACCCCACAACACACCCAACTGTCGCTCTTCGAGGCCTTCATGGCCCAACCCCTTGCGCCCATCCTCAACGAAACGGTCGAGGCCCCCTGGGGCGGCGAACCTGAGGCGTTCAGTGAATTGTCGTTGCGCGGTGCGGCTGGGAGCTGCCTGAACCTGCTGGCTCCCATCTTGCGCGAATTGAGCGAAGACAAGGACGCACGCTGGCTGACGCTGATCGCCCCGCCCGCCAGCCTGACACAGGCTTGGCTGCGGGAGGCCGGCCTCAACCGCGAGCGCATCCTGTTGCTGCAACCACGCGGAACGCAGAGCGCCCAACAGCTGACCTGCGAAGCCTTGCGCCTGGGTCGTAGTCATACGGTAGTGAGTTGGCTGAATCCGCTGAATGCCAGCGCCAAGCAACAGTTGATCAGTGCCGCACGCACGGGTGATGCACAGAGCTTGAATATTCGCTTGGGATAG
- a CDS encoding DUF6586 family protein, with translation MANELYTRTNQKIYFAGLSLEALGRAEEGKEMNAIALVQAGREAALFHLYGALLGLCHEIAGFYRLPQAGSPRAEMIMNHEVLESMAIPELAELVEMTQSPDSWVARLLKAHADIFQPPRIPHVPKGDVTQPLIVAVALEQDEPKPLSREELESWRQELKKMALRFREGLNEC, from the coding sequence ATGGCCAACGAACTCTATACCCGTACCAATCAGAAAATTTACTTCGCGGGTTTGTCCCTGGAGGCCCTTGGTCGGGCCGAGGAAGGGAAGGAGATGAACGCCATCGCGCTGGTCCAGGCGGGGCGCGAGGCGGCCTTGTTCCATCTGTATGGCGCTTTGCTGGGTTTGTGTCATGAAATCGCAGGGTTCTATCGCTTGCCCCAGGCCGGCTCGCCCAGAGCGGAAATGATCATGAATCACGAAGTGCTGGAATCCATGGCGATCCCTGAGTTGGCAGAGCTGGTGGAAATGACCCAGAGCCCTGACAGTTGGGTGGCGCGGTTGCTCAAGGCGCATGCAGATATTTTTCAGCCGCCGCGTATTCCTCATGTGCCCAAAGGCGATGTCACCCAGCCGCTGATCGTCGCCGTGGCGTTGGAACAGGATGAGCCCAAGCCCCTGAGCCGCGAAGAGTTGGAAAGCTGGCGCCAGGAGCTGAAAAAGATGGCGCTGCGGTTTCGTGAGGGTTTGAACGAGTGCTGA